GAGTGGCCGACGACAACGGGACGGACGTCACCGCTTTGGCCCCCTGAGACGTCGTCACCCCGCCCGACCTCTGGCGCTGGGCCGTGTTGGTGGAGGGCGCCGTCGGGGGGGCGGCACTTCCTGAATGTTTGCTTATGGATGACGTGCTGATAAGGCTACTGTTGGCTGTGCTGCTGATGACTGGAGTCTTCTGGTTGGCGGGGGGAGCGTAGCCACCCGCACCCGCCTTGGCCGCCCCGGCCTGGGCACCTGAGAAGGGCGGGCGGAAACCCGCGGGGCTTTTGGAAGAGAACTGCTGCATGGCGGGTGTCGCCTGGGACCTGGGggccggggagggggcgggcgaACACGAGGCGCCGGCGACCGAGTTGAGGGCgcgggaggaggcggcgacggcCGAGCCCAGGCTGCGGGACGGGGCGGCGACGCCCTGGGCGGGGCCGACCGAAGCCGGGCCGCGAGACGGGCTGGCGACGGCCGAGTtgagggtgcggggggtgagttTGACCACCGGCGTGACGCCGGTGTGACCGGATTTGGTGAGAGTGGCGTGCATCGGGGTGATGAAGCCCGACGGTTGCGTGGTTTGAACTCCCGGGTGAGCGGCGGGCACGGCGGAGGTTTTGCTCTGCAGGGCGAGGGGCGGGCGCGTCGCCAGGAAGCTTTTGGGGCTCATGTGCGCGGACGACGGGTGGGCTGTCGGCTGTCGAGACGCAGGCGCCGTCATGACGACGGGGTCGCTGCTGTTGACTCCTTTATTATTGCCGCATTTGAGGAGGCCCGAAGCGGGAGCGGGAACCGCCATCTTTGATCCCGGAGGCATGAGGGGCGACGCGGTGGGCGGGGGGCGGGCTTTCGGCGCCGACGCAGATGAGTTGACTTTCGGCACGGCGACGCCGACGGGTCTCTGAGCGCTTAACGGCGAGTGTCTGTGCGCCTGCCCCGGGCCCTTCACGACGCCCGCGGCGTCCGCCCGGATTGACGACGCGGGCGAAAAGGTGACCGGGGGCGGGCGAGACGACGGGGCGGAGGGCGACGGGGAGGAGAACGCGTGGCGAGGGTTGCCGGCGCCGGGCGCGCCGACCGAGTTCTTTTTCTGCTGCTGTTGGACGAGGGCCGAGACGTGGGGGGAGGCGGGGTTGGCGACGCCTTTGGGTCTATCCGGGGAGGGAGGGGCGTCGCCGTGCGCCAGGCCTTTGGCGGCGTTGCCGAGGATCATCAGCGCCTGGGAGATGGAGTCCAGGGACGGAACCGCCAGGTCGCCGTCGAGGGAATCCAGGCAGATGGGCTCCGACGGGGGTTGAGACGCTCGCTTAGCAACCTGGCCGGCGAGGGACGCGACGACGCCCGCTGAGGGCGGGGTCCGCTGAAGCCACGCTGCCTCCTGACAAAACAAAGATTCCACGTCATCACATTGTTTGTCGCGTAAACGACAAACCCGCAATCGGGGAATCGCGGATGGTGGATGTTCGCTCTGATCAGATCTGTACGATCACTATCAGATATTTTTAGAGTTGGCGATTCCATCGAtaagtcagatttttttatgctaaaatcaatttcaaaatcaATCACGTGGCACTCATTCACACAAGAAGGAGTTTGTCATACAAACAAGCGTCACCTTTGGCTTGACCTTTGGTGCGGAGGGAATCTTTTTCTTTGCTCTGGAAGGAAGGCGTCAAAAATCAGTGCGATTGGTCGCTTGGCGGTCAAACGCTTTCCAAGCGTCGCTTTACTCACGTGTAGCCGGTCAGATGGCCATGAGCCATGATGCTCTCTTTAAACAGGATCCTagttccaaaaacaacaacgacgacAAAAAAAGGGATTGGCCGCTGAACGTTCAATAGCAAGTCagggggaagaggggggggggggagaataaaaaaaaaaaaaagaaaaccagacCTGCCCTGCATCCACCCTTTGGGCCAAAGAGGTTTCACTTCCGTCTCCATGAAAGCTTTGAGGTAATCTTCGGGAGAAGCGTTCTTGCCCTCCAGCTCATAGCAGCTCAGCTTCACCCGTACCAAGTTGCATAGCAACAAcctgagcgaaaaaaaaaaaaagacgagcacACTATTCAGTTGCGAGCCAAAGAGTTGGCGCAAAACCTTTCCCTCACCGTGGGAAACCGTGACAGGGAACCCAGAGAACCAAAGgaagattctttttgttttttcgtgTGCCCTGCGCGCGACTTGCAATTCGTCAGACGCGCACGTCACACATCTCGTGCCTTCCAACGCACGCCAAATGCATCTTTTGCGTGCTTCCatcagccccccctcccccggtcTGCTTCATGCCGTAGCGCGCCTTTTTGTACGTTTCCCTCTCCGCCGCCTGGTGAGTGTCGCGCAGACACGCACCTGAGTTTGTCATCCCAGACAAACTTCTTGCGAGGCCCCATCACCCTCTTGCCCGGCTtctcctcgtcgtcgtcttccgaagcgtttttctctccctcctcgCAGTGCTGTCTGTCGGGAGTGGCGAGCAAGTTAAGCGGTACGTCGGCGACTACGCAAATGAGGACCCCCGAGGGGGAGCGACGACGGACGGCGCCAAAGCGGGGGAGCGGGCAAAACCCGACCAATGGGAAGGACGCTTACTTTGCCACCTTGGCGATGCAGTCCATGTTGTATCGAGCAATTTGCTCCGGCATCACGCTGCACACGGCCAGCTTCAGCTTGAGCAGCGGCGTACGGAGACGGTCGTCCTGGGCAAAAAAGGGGGGAGCGGCCGCGCCGTCAGCGAGCTCATttgatgcgggggggggggggggcaacattcGCCGCTTCATCGAGAGCCTGCTCGCAGGCGCTCGTCACCTTCGGAAGCGCTTGCGAGGCAGCGGGAACCGACTTAGTACGGGCTGCCTTCACCtcataaatagtttttttttggggggggggggtagggggggcgtTACATAAAAGGCATTTCCGAATCCACTTAAAGGAAGACTTGATGATGGCAATCTCGCCGCCTACCTGGATGTTGAGGCTCAATTTCTTAAGCCGCTTGAGCAGACCTTCTTTGTTGCACGGAACAAAGGCCTCCAAGTGAGAGTACACGGCCGAACGAACGTCCGCCGGTTGCTCCTGAACCTGCAAATCGATactggcgcgcacacacaaagatgGAGGTCGCTCCAGTggccaaaacagaaaaaaaaaatgctgcagctgCCTATTTTTTAGTTCAAACGCTGTTCGAGAATGATTTGCAAAGCAAACTATACAATTAACTCACTTAGATTAAATTAATCTAATTAACTGAGATAAATTAACTAAAAGGCAGCACATGGTTGCAGCTTTTAGCCAAACAGGCGAATGGTGGCGTTCTCGCCATCTTGTCTATTTCTTATGTCGCCGGAACGTTTGGTTGTTCCGGAAGCGCCAATTGTCTCTTGCTGTTCTGTACTCGTCGTGTTCACTAAAGAGAACTCCCCAAATGGTTTGAGGAAAATCAAAAGCTAAACGCCACTCACTCGAGGAGGATATTATTCATGTCCATGGTGAAGAACTTCTTGCGGCCTTCTTCGTCAAACTGACGGGACGCCTGTGACGGGAAACAAGGATGAGACCGACTCCCGGCCGTGTCCCGTCTGCCTTCTCCGCGACAACATAGCAAGCGAGATGGCGGCCGTCGTACCGCTCTGAGGTCTTCGatgcgctttaagaggggcccCGGGAGACCGGCGGGCAGCGACGGAGGGCTCATCGTATTCCCCTGCGACATTCGGCCGGCGCCCGCCTTATGGCCCGAGGAGCCGTTCTCGCCCCGAGTAGGACTGCAGGACTGCGGAGAGTCCAGCATCCCAAAGTCCAGATCGCCCATCATGTCCTGCAACACGTCATTGTTGGCCGAGCCCAGCAGCGACATCACGGCCGGGTCGGACGTCAGGTCGGTCACGTTGCAGtcgttgccgccgccgccggccttcGGTTGGCTGTTGACGAGCGAAGGGTTCGCAGCGGGCGCTTTGGCTTGGGGGCGCGGCACAGCGGCGCCGGCCGCGGTCCTCTTTCGCATCTCTTCCTTCTCCCTGGTGAAGCGCCGCAACATGTTGGCCAGGTGGAGGGAATCTTTCAtcagcttcttcctcttcttcttttctggCCGATTCAAGGACGACACTCTgtcggagggggaaaaaaagtaacgcGAGAAGATCACAACTCGTACGTCCAACCAATCGGAGCGCCGCGATGGTTTTGTCAGCCGCCGAGTGGCAGTTGCAACCGGTTTATCAAATTCTAGAAGCTAAAAAGTGAACACCTTACCCGGGCTTTGGTACTTTATTTTTCCTGGGTTTCTTCTCCTCCAAAACGGCTCCATCCGGCTTCTTCCTGCGCTTCTTAATCACCCGCTCTTCTCCATCTTTCATCTTCTAGTGGACGGACGGGATGGCGGTTGGAACGATCACGCGAGTTGAAAGACGAGAGAGAGATGCAAAGAAGGTACCTTGACGTGATTATTCTCCGTATCGTCTCCTTCGGAGTCAGATGCAGCTCGGAACTGCAAAGTGCCGGTGTTGATGTAAAAGCCGCCGTGTTTGGTGGTCAGAGAGGCCGGAACCAGCTCATCATACTGCGCCAAAAGGAAACATTTGTGATACGACAACACGGTTTTCACACAACTATTTTCAAATCATGATGGGCACTTGGCCCTATTTTGACCAATATAAATTCATAATAGGAACGGATTGAGACCAGGGggaccccccctcgccccccaccGCCCAACCCGATGAAGTGAAATACTCACGGCTTCTGAATTGTCAATGAAGGGGTCGCTCTCGTCATACCCGTAACCAATATCAATGAGATCCTGCATCctgtcttttttcttcttcttggaggCGCCACCCTGCAAACAATGCACAAAAGTACGAACACGCCAAGATCAGACACGTTTGCTTACCGACACTATCCAAGAATTTGCTGGCCAATTAATCGATTTGATCAATTAATTTGAGTTTTACAGTACTTGTCACTGGAAGGATTGTTTTGGCATACGGTTGAGAAAAAAGGACATTATTCCAAGAGGAAGCATTTCTATTCACATTACCCATaagggaaaatatatatatatatatatttgtgtactttttatggatgttcatgcaaaaaaaaaagtttcaaaggtTGTTCGAGTCAAGGAGAAAGCAAATCCCACAAGAGGGAATacaaaaaggaaagtaaagcttATTTTGGATGTCACTGTCATTTCGTTTGTCTGTACGCAATTACAAAatgcgggtgggggggagaaatcCCAACTGTATTTTGAGGCCATATCGCCCAGCTCTATCAAGAACTATGACAAAACTCACATATTTGCTTTCAAATTTCATAGCCAACTCTTCAACCTCCCGTCTCTCCCTCTCATCATCAGCGAGGGGGTCGTTGGGGTCCAGGGGGGGTGCGAGTCCTTTTGGGGCAGTTGAAGCTGCTGAAAGTTGTACCTacaattaaaagtcaaaatgggGTAACATGGTAATTACAGAGTCACTAGTAATTGCAACTGATTTCATTTGTCACTTGCTGGAAagatgtgttatttatttatcgaTCCAAAGACAGAAGCAATATTGGGGCATGTCAAGTCCATTTGATTTGAAGTCCTTAAATTGCGAAAATAGGTGCTTATGGCGTGTTTACTGTGCATATTCTGTAAAGTAACTGATGGCAAACCGTTTCATATAGTCACGTTTGCTACCGTAAAGAACTTTTGGAAGACAATATTGGATTTTTAATCGGGTCAAGTGCACCCACCAGTGGAGGACCCCCTTGCTCACGTCATTGTACGCTGAGGCTCACCTGAGAGGAGCGTGAAGGCGTCGGGACCACCAGCTCGCCGTAGTTGAACTCGGCGGAACCACGTTCACTCGGCTCGGAGAGAGAGAGGTTGAGCCGGACGGTGGGTTTCGCCTCCTCGGGCTCGACGACATCACCTTGCACGGTGCCAAACAGACCCGCGCCACCTTCTGAGCCGACCACACTTCCACCACCGTCTCTGCCCAAAGTCATGGCCTCATCCTCGCGGCGGCGTTTCTTGCTCAACTCCGGGGTCGACGGAGCGGATGTGTTGAACGACGAGAGTGTGACGAAGGGAACTTTCCTCGGTTCGGCCATTTGTTCCCAGAAATGGAGCCAAGctcccccgcgggtggtcggcTAACGCCGGAGAGAGTCGCCAACTATTCGGCTAGCTGGTTCCTCTGTTAGCTAGCTTCCGTTGGATAACTGTTACAGGCGACACAATTActagaatttcctcaaagtccGTAATGAATCCATGTAGTGTCGTTCCCGGCGTAGCCCTCGTCACCTACGAGGGACTTTAAGAGTTACAAAGTGCAGTTTTGCGTGATCCCATGAAACTGGTGCTTAGCTACAGAAAGGTTTCTGTAGTAGCCATCTtgatcattattatcattattcccTGGTTGGGCGTGCTGAGAGCGGAAGTCGAGGAGGAAAGGAAAGAGTGTTCGCCCAATCGCAGAGTCGGAACCGCCCTGGGACACGCCCACCCGGCTGTCGAGCGCGAATGTGGAGGTGGTGATTGTTCTGCACAGGCGGGATGCAGTGCACAGCCGCTCCGAATTTCTCTGGTACTTTTACacaatgaagacaaaaaatacTCCGGAATACTATATTCAAGCAGTGCTCTAAATGCCCATAACAACTGAAGCGTGCTCTACGTGACGGCTGTTGTCATAGTCATTCACGTCTTTGGTCACACGCGTCAGTCGTCGAAATTCTGTTCAAGTAGAAAGCCATTTGGAGAAGTTGCTATCGGtttaaccccgcccccccaaaaaaaattaatcattgtGCCAACTTTCAATCTACTACCCACTTCGAAGAGATCGCAGATTATCAGATATTACTGTCCTTCAGATAATTTTACGTTTTAAATAAATGGCCCAATAATTGGACTGCAGCACCACCTGTTCAATTTCTAGTGGTGGGTCTAAGGAATGTCATGTCGCGAGTAACATAAGCATCCTTCAGGTCCCATGAGTTCATCGTTGCGATGGTGCTGCTGTATCTGTTGTCCATTTAACAATTTACACTTCTACCCTCACCTGGAGAATTCTGTTAATTTGCATAATTTTGTAACATTTCAAAAGACATTCACAGCTTTGGGACGGTCACAGAAAGTAAAAACCGACAACTGAGAAAACTGGTGTGAAACACTTTATTTCCCACCATggtcacttttgtttgtttttaagaccAATCAGAAGTGGCACCACCCCAGTCAGAGGCCTGGGCAGTGGGAGCAGTGGACCAGTCCtcggtggcaggctgattactCCAGTCCTCTGcaagtgggaggaaaaaaataaagaaaccatCCAAAATGTAAAACGTTTTTATGCATTTCAAAAGACAACTCAACTCACCTGAAAAGACTTCAGTGGGCTTTACAGCTGCTGGAGCACCTGCGTAATGAACGGGGGGAGGAGAAAAATAACCCTCAGTACTTAAGACTGGAGTAGCAGCACTGAAAGGGGTGAGACTGAATCAATCCTACCTGCTGGGAACTGCTGAATGGGCACAGATGGCACAGCAACGCCCTCAGACCAGTCAGCAACCTCAGGCTGGGCAAACTCTGCTGCAGGTGCAGTCCATTCCCCTTGGAACTCCTCCTTCCCAACAGCCTTCTCGGCAGCAGCCTGTTCCTCCTTCTCGATCTACATTTGTAAGCACCTCATTAGTCGGTTTTTGGAATTCTGCTGTCAAGATACCCTCTGGGGCGGAATAATACTTACCTCTTCAGGATCTCTGTAGAAGTACAGATCAGGCATGACTTCCCATGGGTGCTCTCTGGAAATGGTGCCCCTCATCCGGAGAACCTCCCGGGCCAACATCCACCACATCAGACCCACAGAGTGGTGACCCTGAAAACAGACAAATTAGAAAACAAGCTCCTCCATGAAACTAAGCCGTAGAGTTATTTGATTCTATGGCTCACCTTGTTGTTACAGGGGATGGCAATGTCCACATATCGAAGAGGGGAGTCGGTGTTGCACAGAGCAATGGAGGGGATGTTCACGTAGGAGGCCTCCGTCAGTGGCTGGTGATCAGCACGAGGATCTGTCACGATCAGGAGGCGGGGCTCCCTGAAAGCTGCCTGGATCTGATTGGTGAATGTACCTGGGGTGAAACGGCCATGGAAGGTGGTGGAACCAGTGGCAGAGGCAAACTTCAACACTGCTCGctgaagagaaaacaaaaagttgtcAATTCTAGCATAGGAGTAATTTCATCTCGTTTTTTGAAAGCTTGTGTACACTGTGGCTCAGGGCTATCAAACCACAATCCCGGAACGTCAGTCCTCAATGGTTTACGTGAAAACCCGTCCATAATTACTTTTGCACACTTCCGACACCTGAACACCGACAACGGTGTCCGGCTTTAATAGTGTGCATTTTCACATTACAATATTGTGTCGTAGGAGAAAACGGGGCACTAAGAACTCAAATAACCTGTCCAGTGTTCCTGGAGGAGATGACACAAACATCTGCTGGGTTTTCAATGGCAACAATGGCTCTTGCTGCCAGCAGAAGCTTCTCCCAGGTCTTTCTCAGGTTAATGATGTAGACACCTtaaatgaaagcaaacaaattTACAATATATTCCGAAATATGTACAGAAAATGAGAAATTAGACATTAATATGCATCTACACATACCATCGCTTTTTCTCTTATAGACATACTGCTCCATCTGGAAGTCCAAGTTGGTACCTCCCAGGTGGGTTCCTGCAGCCAGGAATTTCAGCACATCTTCCTCCTTCATTTGAAGGACATCCAGACTTCCGGACATCGTGACCACTTTCCCGGAGTTACGAGTGAGGTGGGAGAGCTGTGGAATAGAAGAAATCAGCATATTGGAAGAAAAGCCACAAAGGCCTAATTTTCTGATCGTGCAACTTCCAATATTCTACGGCTATAGTAATATCAACATTGAAATATTAAGTCGCTACTCTTTTAAAACAGCGGACGTTCATTGTAAACGCCACATTTATACACAACGTCACCATCTACATAgttattaattaaattaaaataaagttaaGTTTTTCACGGCGGCGGTGTGTAGTCGAGCCGATCTGAAAGCATGGAGAGAGCGCGTGTCACAAGCTAGTTAGTTAGCTAGCTTCAAATGTTAGCATAACTCGCTAAGGCGTTTCAAGACGACGTCAGAGTGAAATGTCTAGTTTTTAACGTCACTGGAGGAGATTAAGATAGCAATAAAGGGATTACTTAGTTCTCAGGAGACATTTCAAGGTTAAACATTCTAAATATCCGTCTAAGGAACTCACCACGAAACAACGCCGTATGGAAGGCTAACCACACGATGGCAAAAGAGGCCGCTGACAGGAAATGACGTCTTATATATAGTACTTTTCCAAGCTTGTGATTGGTTGGTTCCGTTCCACAGAGTTTGCTGTAGTTCTGACGTCTCATCGACAGATGGCAGTGGTAGACGATGATCCGGGGGGGGGTGGCATGTGTCGGATGGTCATCCCATATTAAGACAAGATGGAAAGACCATATTAAGACAATGCTGAGACGCTGACTTCTCAGTCAAAGTCTGACCTGTGTGGCAAGTGTATTTATTTGCCCAAGATAAAGAGTTCCAGTCAACATGACCATCGAATGAACAAAATGTCCTTGGTTTAAAGTTGAGAAATGAAGCCATTGAAACGTGTGAGTGACCCAAATAATTGTAATGGTGTATCTTCTGCGCAGAGATTTAACACAAAAAAGGATTTGTGTCAATGATTACGGTACAGTCGTTTGCCCAGTGGTGTCAAAGCAAAGATCAGGTTGGATTGTTTTTCCCCTGAGAGCAAAGGAAAATAAGACTTAAAGTGGGTGTTTAATGCATAGCCtctaattttgttttatcttcagttgttgtttttcttaatcAATACTACTATAAAAAAAGGTTGCAAAATAGTATACTGATCAATTAAGGAGAGCTGATCAAGCCATACGGCTGAATGTGACTATCAAGAATTCTCTTGACTAATTAAGGACATCACTAATCTCCTGTCGTTCTTTTCATTGAGGTTTTCAATCACTCTCTTATTTCAAATGTCTACAGTACCTCAAACTTTATCAGTTATTTTGTAATAGTTAATGAATTAAGACAGCATGCTTAATACACATCATTAAACGTGTGGTTTAATTGCAAAACCTCCGCTGTGGGAAGTATAGTTGAGCACCAGAGCGCTTTGCGTGCTTCATCAAGTGACACTTGGTTTTGTAAACCAAGATTAAGACCGAATATGTCATGTCGCACTGATGTCAGGTCCAGAATTCAGCACACCCTATGACATAACTGCCATATCCGAGGTCACCTTTCAGGTCTTGATGTTTGGTAGTCTCCTTCAGTTTAATCATTGACAGGGTCCAAGAGCAGTTTAAGAAGCACACATCGCTGTCGACGTTAAAGAAAATTTGCTTTATTGTcttgtaaaaatataaatacataaaaggAACACTCAATTCAATCATTATTGTGATAAAGGACTATAAAACGTCacagtaaatgaaaacaaaagaccaTATTGTGTTGTGTTAGAGAAGTCAAAGCCATTTCTCCCCAATCTCATCATGCATGGCTTACTGTCGGCAGTCTGGGCCTACACCTGACAAACACAACTCGGAACTTCTAAAATGTGACCAGTCTGCCATAACACCTGAAGAACACATTGTCAACCTTTGACCGGCTTTTGCGTCATGCACAATTCCACCATTGAGGAAAAGAAATCCCGGTGACATGAGGCGCAAACTGCACAGGAGGCACTTTTCCTCTTCTCTTTTTGTCACTTGACCTTATCTCTTTGTCATCCACCGCCTTCGCCTTGACTTTCCTTTTCACGATTTCAGTCCAAGGTATGCCATCATCTGCTCGTAAACGGTCCACGCCATGGCGGCCATCATGGTCCTCCTGAGAGAGCGCGGCAACGCCCCTCTTAAGAAACCCTCAAGTCCATGTTCCTGGTTGAGAAGATAAAATATAAGAAGGTGTCATTCatgagaaatattttttaaacctttcaaattcaccccacccaaaaaaaaccccattgaTAAAATGGGTaataaaatttatatatatataaaaaataaaaacgtccataaaattgggggggagggaattatgggggaaaaaaagggaaatctgCTCTTCTTGTGTTTTCTAACAGTTATCACATTTTGTGTGGTTGGCTGAGATCCAGCTGAACGTGGCTCATTGCAGAGTAAATGTTGACATAGTTTCGTCATATTCATGCGTGTACTGTAGTTTGGATGTTTCCAAGGCTAACGCGTCAACTCCGTCGTAGTGACACaacaatggacacaaaaaactgGTTCGCGCAagtgatgtcaagtcaagtcaagtcaagagtatttctggagcactttcaaacagccatcgctgcatacaaagtgctgtacatggagcgatttaacatacacaataaacagtaagacgaatcggtaataaaggcggtagaaagcaccaagcagtaaaatcaagaacaaatctaagtcatgctgagtcgatgTCCACCTACCACGTAGATGTATCTGACAGCGTCAACCGTGCTCAAGCGGGGGTTCACTTGGACCAGTGTTTTGACCACGTCGGCAGGCTGAGTGATGAGCGAGGCCGACACCCCTGCCAGGACCCCACAGCTGAAGTTAGCCAGGGGGGCGAACGCAGACACGCCGAGCTCTTAAATGAAGAGAAACAGTGGAGATGAGTCAGCAAAACAGGCATCCACACGTTTGCCGTTTCCCTGTCGTCAGAGAGAATAGAATTCTTGTTCAAGTCACACAAGGCACTGCACACCTTTCAAAGAACATCTGAGGAAAGCCCTCCCCCCCCAGAAAGTGGTACAGAGATGTTATTTTCATAGTCGGcaattcaaaacacacacacaggtgcaaTCTGTcctgatgggtttttttctctcttcacatACCATTGGGCAAATTGGTCTTCATCTGGCTGTAGAGCATCACGTAGATTCCAGAGAAAGGAACATCTCGGAGCAGAGTGGCCATCAGGCCAGAGTACAGCGCAGCGGGGCCTTCGGTCCGACACACACTGCGCAAAGCCCCGGTGACGCTCGCATAACGGTACCTGCCACACTGAAGCCAAAACACAAATACCGTTTGAGTGGAACTTAACCGGTTGAGGCGTGACGTACAATTTCGAATCGTTGAAGAAATGCTCTCGTTCTGCTGAGCTTTCCTACTTCATATCGCGTTTTGATGACTGTCACGGGCAACATGAGGACCCCGGCCACTGTCCTGGCTCCGCCTCCCAGCAGCACAGCCCCCAAGGCCCCCGGGTTCTTCTCCTGGAAGAAGTGCTGCTTCAGTGAGCAGTAAGTGCTAAAGTAGAGCCCCACCCCGGGGATGGTCCTCATGAAGGACTGGCCGAACGACAAAACACGAGAGAGTTGAGTGAGCGGCATTTAAGAATTCACACGCGCGCTCGAGCGTTGCCATTCTCACCGGCGAAACTCCCTTCCACAGTCCCAGCAGCCTCTCTGTCCGCACTACGTTCAGGAACACTCTCATCATCCCGACACGGCTAGAACTGAAAGAATTACATTCAGATAAGTGGTTCAAATTAAATCCGCCTCCATCCAGTCAAGTGAGTATTTTTAGACAAGCGTcgc
This region of Hippocampus zosterae strain Florida chromosome 17, ASM2543408v3, whole genome shotgun sequence genomic DNA includes:
- the ubn2b gene encoding ubinuclein-2b isoform X2 yields the protein MAEPRKVPFVTLSSFNTSAPSTPELSKKRRREDEAMTLGRDGGGSVVGSEGGAGLFGTVQGDVVEPEEAKPTVRLNLSLSEPSERGSAEFNYGELVVPTPSRSSQVQLSAASTAPKGLAPPLDPNDPLADDERERREVEELAMKFESKYGGASKKKKKDRMQDLIDIGYGYDESDPFIDNSEAYDELVPASLTTKHGGFYINTGTLQFRAASDSEGDDTENNHVKMKDGEERVIKKRRKKPDGAVLEEKKPRKNKVPKPGVSSLNRPEKKKRKKLMKDSLHLANMLRRFTREKEEMRKRTAAGAAVPRPQAKAPAANPSLVNSQPKAGGGGNDCNVTDLTSDPAVMSLLGSANNDVLQDMMGDLDFGMLDSPQSCSPTRGENGSSGHKAGAGRMSQGNTMSPPSLPAGLPGPLLKRIEDLRAASRQFDEEGRKKFFTMDMNNILLDIDLQVQEQPADVRSAVYSHLEAFVPCNKEGLLKRLKKLSLNIQDDRLRTPLLKLKLAVCSVMPEQIARYNMDCIAKVAKQHCEEGEKNASEDDDEEKPGKRVMGPRKKFVWDDKLRLLLCNLVRVKLSCYELEGKNASPEDYLKAFMETEVKPLWPKGWMQGRILFKESIMAHGHLTGYTAKKKIPSAPKVKPKEAAWLQRTPPSAGVVASLAGQVAKRASQPPSEPICLDSLDGDLAVPSLDSISQALMILGNAAKGLAHGDAPPSPDRPKGVANPASPHVSALVQQQQKKNSVGAPGAGNPRHAFSSPSPSAPSSRPPPVTFSPASSIRADAAGVVKGPGQAHRHSPLSAQRPVGVAVPKVNSSASAPKARPPPTASPLMPPGSKMAVPAPASGLLKCGNNKGVNSSDPVVMTAPASRQPTAHPSSAHMSPKSFLATRPPLALQSKTSAVPAAHPGVQTTQPSGFITPMHATLTKSGHTGVTPVVKLTPRTLNSAVASPSRGPASVGPAQGVAAPSRSLGSAVAASSRALNSVAGASCSPAPSPAPRSQATPAMQQFSSKSPAGFRPPFSGAQAGAAKAGAGGYAPPANQKTPVISSTANSSLISTSSISKHSGSAAPPTAPSTNTAQRQRSGGVTTSQGAKAVTSVPLSSATPQLPQVSSAGSSGLLGSASSLPLGFGMLGSLVPVSLPFQFPPLLNLSAGGSSAPPASAAASSNASFSSLTQNLYKSLQSGSQVALPHLQLAFSDVSQSQSADAKRKTL
- the ubn2b gene encoding ubinuclein-2b isoform X4 — encoded protein: MAEPRKVPFVTLSSFNTSAPSTPELSKKRRREDEAMTLGRDGGGSVVGSEGGAGLFGTVQGDVVEPEEAKPTVRLNLSLSEPSERGSAEFNYGELVVPTPSRSSQVQLSAASTAPKGLAPPLDPNDPLADDERERREVEELAMKFESKYGGASKKKKKDRMQDLIDIGYGYDESDPFIDNSEAYDELVPASLTTKHGGFYINTGTLQFRAASDSEGDDTENNHVKKMKDGEERVIKKRRKKPDGAVLEEKKPRKNKVPKPGVSSLNRPEKKKRKKLMKDSLHLANMLRRFTREKEEMRKRTAAGAAVPRPQAKAPAANPSLVNSQPKAGGGGNDCNVTDLTSDPAVMSLLGSANNDVLQDMMGDLDFGMLDSPQSCSPTRGENGSSGHKAGAGRMSQGNTMSPPSLPAGLPGPLLKRIEDLRAASRQFDEEGRKKFFTMDMNNILLDIDLQVQEQPADVRSAVYSHLEAFVPCNKEGLLKRLKKLSLNIQDDRLRTPLLKLKLAVCSVMPEQIARYNMDCIAKVAKQHCEEGEKNASEDDDEEKPGKRVMGPRKKFVWDDKLRLLLCNLVRVKLSCYELEGKNASPEDYLKAFMETEVKPLWPKGWMQGRILFKESIMAHGHLTGYTAKKKIPSAPKVKPKEAAWLQRTPPSAGVVASLAGQVAKRASQPPSEPICLDSLDGDLAVPSLDSISQALMILGNAAKGLAHGDAPPSPDRPKGVANPASPHVSALVQQQQKKNSVGAPGAGNPRHAFSSPSPSAPSSRPPPVTFSPASSIRADAAGVVKGPGQAHRHSPLSAQRPVGVAVPKVNSSASAPKARPPPTASPLMPPGSKMAVPAPASGLLKCGNNKGVNSSDPVVMTAPASRQPTAHPSSAHMSPKSFLATRPPLALQSKTSAVPAAHPGVQTTQPSGFITPMHATLTKSGHTGVTPVVKLTPRTLNSAVASPSRGPASVGPAQGVAAPSRSLGSAVAASSRALNSVAGASCSPAPSPAPRSQATPAMQQFSSKSPAGFRPPFSGAQAGAAKAGAGGYAPPANQKTPVISSTANSSLISTSSISKHSGSAAPPTAPSTNTAQRQRSGGVTTSQGAKAVTSVPLSSATPQLPQVSSAGSSGLLGSASSLPLGFGMLGSLVPVSLPFQFPPLLNLSAGGSSAPPASAAASSNASFSSLTQNVSQSQSADAKRKTL